The window AATGGTTTTGGCATAAATGTCGCTATCATACCACGTTTACTTGCAATGTTCTTTGTTACATATTTAAGAACCTGCACTTTATCCGCAGTATCAGCTAATGTGGAGAATCTGAAATCTATCTCACCCTGACCTGCTGTTGCTACTTCATGATGAGCTGCTTCTATTGTAAATCCAAAGTAGTCTACTAAAGTACTTATAATTTCCAAGCGTATATCCATTAGTTGATCAACTGGTGATGCAGGATAGTATCCTTCTTTATACCTTATTACATATCCACCGTTTTTAGACCACGGTGCTTCTCTAGAATGTATTTTATATCCTGTTCCGCTTTGAGGTAATGAGGCATCTACCTCTACTTTATCAAACACGAAAAATTCTAATTCTGGTCCGAAATAACTTACATACCCTTGTTCACTCTGGTGTTTTTCTGCCTCTTCAGCTATCCCCCTTGGATCTCTCTCAAATCTACCTTTTCCACCTCCCCAGAATACCTTAGTCAAAACTCGTGCGACACCTTGCATCCAAGGTATTAGTGTCATTGTTTGAGGTATTGGTAATAATACCATATCACTTTCATAAATACTGGTGAATCCCTTTATGCTGCTTCCGTCTAACTTACCAAATCCAACCTTAAACGAGCTTTCATCAAATTCGTTTGATGGTATTGTTATATGTTGCAATTTACCTAGGAGATCTGTAAATTGTAAATCAACCCATTTTATATTATTGCTTTTCAAAAACTCTAGTGCTTCATGTTCATTTTTTGGAAGTCCTGGCATACGCTACTAATTATTGAAAGGCTATAAAAATATAACTGGGCTTAGTGTAAAAACTTTTCAAAAATATATACCTATTTTCTCATGATAGATTGTATAAATGTAAAATTTCATGATACTCTTTTTAAGATACCGTTCTCCATTATATACATGCACTCACTATATTTAGAGTCATCCAGATCTTGAGATACGAAAATAATTCTAATATCATGTTTTTTTGATAACGAGATGTAATTTTGAATGAAAAGATCCTTATTGTTAATGTTAGAAAAGGCTTCGTCTATTAGTATGTATTTCGGGTTTGACAATAACGCAGTAACCAAGGAGACTTTCTCTCTCATTCCGAGACTTAAGTCCCTTAATTTTTTGTTTTCATCTATGTCTTTTATCAGTTCGATACTCTCATCTAGTATTTTTTCGCTTTTATTTCTTGATTTTCTTAGTCCATAATACAAATGCTTCATTACTGAGAGGTTCGGTATATATGAGTCTGGTGTGACTAGGACTAAGCCTCTTTTCCAGGGGGGAAGTTTAGAAACTTCAGTACCATCAATTTTTATATATCCTTCATCTAAGTCAACTAGTCCTGCTAGAATTTTAAGTAATGTAGTTTTACCACTTCCATTTTTTCCATGAATAAAAATAATTTTCCTATCCTCATTTATTTCAGCATTTAATAAGAAACTCCCTAGTTTTTTCTTTATTCTAGCCTCAATTAGTGACATATTTTTTCACATATTCCTCTAATATTTCTTCCTCTACTGCACCTACAACCTGGTCAACTAGTTTTCCACCAACGAATATCAGTGTGGTAGGTATATTTAGTACTCCAAATTTATCTGCAGAATTAGCATTATCATCTACATTGAGTCTACCGAAAACAGCTTTTCCCTTATATTTTAATGCGACTCTTTTGAACACAGGTTCGTATAAATGACACGGACCACACCAAGGAGCCCAACAATCCACAAATACTACATTATTTTTACTAATTATTTCATCTATATTCCCATCATTTATCTGAACTGTAGGATCCTCACTTTGAATCACATTTTTGGCTTTTTCTTCTAGTTTTCTTGATATATCATTAATTAATTGATTTAATTCATTCTCGTCCATTTTATTCACAATATACATTAACTTTTTCTTCGTATAAAAATTAATTCTATTGGTTCATAAATCTAAATATTAGCTGATCTAAGATCTAAAATTATTCCTGATTTTTATTTTTGAAAAAAGCAAATATCATCAGATCTTTAAACTCCTAAATAATTTTAATATACAAGCATTTATCCCCTTTATCAACTACTTATAAACAGATGAAAGTACACTGATTATAGTTACTAATAGTGATTAGAATGATAAGGGTAGTAGGCTTATCACGAATCCATATCACTCTGTTGGATTTAGAGGGTTTATATGGGCGTATAGATGGTGGAGTTGGAGTAGCCTTAAAATATCCCAGAATTGTTATGAGGAATGGAGACTGTACGACAGTCAATATATCGCTTCCCTTTAGAATGCCTTCCGTATGTGTAGAAGAGGATTATGAAGCTCATGTTGGACTTGGACATACCACACAGTTCTTTCTTTCAGCTGCCAAGTTAGCAGCTGAGTATAATCTAAAAAACATGGATGTAGTAGATCTGGCAAGGATTGTAAAAAGGGGCGGAACCTCAGGTGTTGGTGTTTATGCGTTTAAATATGGGGGATTCATAGTCGATGCAGGGCATTCTGTAAAGGTTAAGCGAAATATAGCCCCTTCAGATTTCTCGGATGCCCCACCCCCTCCACTCATGACCAGATATTCGTTTCCTTGGTATGTCTATATAAATATACCTTCATATGGTAGACGAATTTTTGGTATAGAAGAACTAAATGCGTTTAAGAAGGAAGTTAAGGGTACTAGTGAGGTAATCAGAGTAACTTTTATGGAGTTAGTACCTGCTGTAATAGATCATGATATCTCATCTGCACTCGATGCTATAGCCAAGATACAAAATCTTGGATTTAAAAGAATCGAGGTTAACATGCAGACTGAACAGGTTAGGGATCTTATGAAATCCATGTACAATAAGGGATTTCCCGCAGGTATATCGTCTTTTGGACCTACGGTTTATACTTTCGTAAATACCAAGAGAGAAGGTGAAGAGTTAGTATCATATTTTGGTGGTCTTGTAACTGAACCTAATAATGAAGGGGCGAAGGTAATTTGGTCAAAAGACTAGAATACGATGAATTTGTCCTGGATGAGCTGAGAAAGGTTTCAGGAACTAAACTTAACTCTTTACTTGACTCTTTACTAGTACCAAATAGTAGACTCTACATCAGGGTCAATACATTAAAGAAGTCTCCTGCTACAATCAGAGAGCGTCTTCCTTTTTTACATGAGGATGAAGATTTCGACGAAGCCCTCTACATCGAGATAAGAGGACCCAGTAAGTTAGAAGAAAGAGAAAGCAAGGTCATAGTAGATAAAAGAACTGCCGAAAGTGTAATGATGGGTGCAAATGTATACAGACCTGGTGTAAAGAGGGTAATTGGCAATAGTAGGTTTGTTAACGTGGTTAGTGAAAATGGTATAATTATAGCTGAGGGCGAATTAGTTAATCAAGGTAACCTAATTGTAAAAATTACAAAAAGCATGTATTCCTCCTATCCCCTTTCAGATTTGGATGAGTTAAAAACAGGTGAAATATTAATTCAAGGAAAAGCGTCGATGTATGTTGCCCATCTGATAGATCCTAAACCAGGCGAAAAAATTATAGATATGACTGCACATCCCGGAGGCAAGTTAACTCATATTTATCAATTAGAGCCTGAAGCTAGAATTTTAGGATTTGACCATACTAAGAGAAAAGTTCAGGATCTAAGGCAATTAACGCAAAGACTTGGCATGCATATAGAGACATATCTTGCAGATTCACGTTATCTTTATGAAGATTTTCGAATAAGCGACGTTGATAAGGTTCTTATAGATCCGCCATGTTCAGCTTTAGGTTTAAGACCTAAGATTTATGACAAGAAAAATAAAGAAGATTTAATAAATTTATCAAGTTATCAAAAACAATTTATAAACGCGGCGTATAAAATCCTTAAGAAGGATGGAACCTTAATCTATTCTACATGCACAATGACTGAAATAGAGAATGAGAGAATTGTTGAAGATGAGAGATTCGAACTGGAAGAGATAATAAGGTTCTACCCTATGGTGCACGATATAACAGGGTTTTTTATAGCCAAATTAAGAAAGAGAAAATAATGCCTATTGAAGAGTATTTAGGTAAAAAACCTAAGGTATCAAATAAGGCATATATTCATCCTACAGCTTACATAATAGGAGATGTAGAAATAAAGGAACTAGCTAGTATATGGCACTACGTAGTGATAAGGGCGGATAATGATTCAATAGTAATAGGAAAGGAGACAAATATTCAAGAAAACACTACGGTGCATACAGATTATGGGTTTAAGACTATTATAGGAGATAGAGTTAGTATAGGGCATAATGCAGTAATTCATGGAGCCACAATTGCATCTAATGTAATAATTGGAATGGGTGCGATCCTATTGAACGGCTCTAAGGTAGGAGAGTATTCTATTGTAGGTGCAGGTTCTGTAGTTCCTCAAAATGTTGAAATACCTCCATACAGTATCGCTGTGGGTGTTCCTGCTAAAGTTATAAGAAAAGTAGGTGAGGCGGAAAAGAAAATGATTGAGGAAAACGCAGAAGAATATTTAAAACATACAAGGAGGTTTCTTAAATTATGAATAGAGATATTAAAGCGTTTAGATGGTTTATAAGAACACAAGTACTTAAAGACCCTTTTAATCCGGCTTATGCTACGTTTAAAGTTACATCAAGATGTAACTTGCACTGTTCATTTTGTAACCCATCATATTATAATGGGGAGTTAGGAGAGAGTAGTACAGAAAAAGTTAAGAAAATGATTGATAATATGCGTGATTCTTCTATAGTTGTACTATCTTTTGAAGGCGGAGAACCAACCATAAGAAAAGATATACTAGAGTTACTTGAATATGCCCATGATAGTTCTTTTTATGTGATGCTTACCACTAACGGATATAGACTTAATGACGAATCATTTCTATCAAAGTTGGCTGATAGAATTGACTTCTTACATTATTCAATCGACGAGTATCATTGGAACGCAAAAGCTATTGATAATTTGCAGAAGTTTAGAGATTACGGTCTTAAGGTTAATGTTCAAACAGTCGTAACTCGATATAATTTACATAAGCTTGAAGAAAAAGTAAGAAAAGTTCACGAGTGTCAATATAAAATAGTTATCCTTCCGGCAATAGATTACCCTGGTTCCAAAGTAAAATTAGAACCAGATCCAAATGAATTATATAAAGTACTTTCTGAATTGAAGAGAAAATATGGACCGACTATAAACAATACATGGGGATTTATAAATGCTTTAGTAGGTAAGAGTGCTCCTACGAGAGTGGTAAGTTATGCTATTACTGTATATCCGAACGGCGAGATTCCTTACCCTGACGATATCAATGGAAAAATAGTAGGCAACTTAGTTGAAGAAAAACTTCAAGATATTTTGAAGAAGCAAATAGTGAAAGAATTACAAAAAGATATGCTAAATAATCAAGCAAAATTTGAGTATCTACATTTACAAACGTACTCGTTCAATAGTATAAAAGACTTAGCAAGCTATGTAAATGAAATGTTGAAATGGAGATTTCTAGGTAGAGCCTAACCAAATGTATTTTTATAGGCCTTTTCCACATCCTCTATGACTAAATGAGTATAAACTTGAGTTACTCTTATGTCTTTGTGTCCTAATATTTTTTGTAATACCGGTAATGGTATACCTTTCCTTATTGCTTCTGTCGCAAATGTGTGTCTTAATATGTGCGGTCTTAGATCTATTCCTATTTTCTTTCCTAGTCTTCTTAGTTTTCTATATAGAGCATGATACGTCATATTTATCAGTTTATCTTCGGGCTCCTTTTTATTTTTCTGAATATATTTTTTTAATAATTCACCAGTATGAGAGGTAAAGAAAACTATTCTTGATTCACCATTCTTTGTATTTCTTATTATAATACGTCTTCTTTCAAGGTCTATATCTTCAACTTTAATAGATAATAGTTCCTTTGCTCGGATCCCAGTGTCAATCAGCAGGTTCAATATTACCGCATCACGAAGTTTCTTTGCACTCGCTTTTAATTTCTCTAGCTCTTCGTACGTAAGTGCTCTTATTTCATTTTTCCGTGCTTTAGGTACTGTTGGCTTTACATCTTTACCCAGCCATTTAAGAAATCTAAGTACTGCAGTTAAGTAAATCTTAGCGGTAGTTAGTTTCATTCTTCTTTTTTCGTTTTCCTCTCTAACTCTCTTACTCCTAGTGCTACTCCTAAGGATTTTTAGTAACCATGCGTTTACGTCTGAATTAGTTACTTGGCGTGGATCTTTCTTCACAAAATCTAGGAAATCCTTTATTGCGATGGAATAGAGTCGTATTGTATTTTCACTTGCGCCTGCCAGATTAAGTGTAAGAATAAATTTATTATAAGGATCGTCTGAGTTAGTGTCTCCTTCTAATTGTAACCTCATGTTTTTATTCTTTGTTGATGTAACGCTTATTAAGAAATTAGAATATTATTCCTTGTTCCTCTATTTTTATTTTAGCGTTATAACGTTATTTATAATACAAAACTACTTATACCCCGAGGAAAATGAAAATATAGGGTATCCAGGGACCCTTGAAAAGGAATGATGTTCCCCCTGACCCCCCAGGTCCCTGGATACTTCTATACGTGGTATAAAAAGCCCATATTTCCTCTTCTAATGATATAATATCTTTCTATAAATCTCTTCATATATTGTCTAAGCTTAGATATTTTAACAACCTCTTTATTTCCACCCCAAGGTCTATCACTTCTAATGTGGATTCCTTCACTTCCAGTATCTATAATAGTTACAAAAATGGGTGAAAACTTTCCGACTCTGCGGTCATTAATAAACTTACCAACATAAATTCCGGTTCTCATGGCTAATTCACCTAACTTTGGCATATTTTCTATTAGATCTCCAATTATGAATGAGTTCTGATACTGTAAATATTCATTAACCTTGAAGAATTGAAATGGACTTAAAGGCTTACAAGCAGGAAATACTAGATCAGCTTTTTCTGTATATTGTATGTGTTTTTCGCTCATCTTATTTGTCAGCACCTGAGCTACTCTGTCACCCAGGAAAGATAAATAACTTCCATGGTAATATACTTGTTTTCCTAATTTTTTAAGATAAAATGCTAACTGTATTACAAGATAACCATCATAAAATTCGTTTTCAGCTTCTATAGAAATTCTATCTAATCCCCGTAATTTTTTTATAAATTGAACTTGTTCTTCTCTATTGCATCCTGTTGCTATAATTAAGTTATCTGCGTTGTATTCATGATTTTGGGTTTTTATCCATTTTCCCTTCAGGTCAAATTCAACAACCTTATCCACGGTAACAAAAGGTATGTTTACAGTATCCCTTAAAGGTTTAAAAAGCAAACTTCTAGTCAGAGAAGTGTAAAATACAAATTTGTTATGCTGTGAAATTATGATTGGTTCTTCATTTAGATTATAATAAGCATTTAATCCCGCATACCCTGATCCTACTATAATTGTCTTCATAATAATAGTTAAGAAATTAAGGGAAATATAAAATAAGGAGATATGGTAGTATAATAGATGAGGATAAAAATCGTATATTCAAGGGATGAGGAGATTAAGATACTCCAGCCTGTACTTAATAATCAAGTAGATACTAAAGGTTTTTCATTTGACATTTTAAAATTGAAAGAAGATGATTTAAAATTTCATATAGATGAATACGAGTTACTTTATCTTCCATTGCCCCTAATTACTTTTCTAGAAAATTTAAAAGTTTTGGCAAACGGCGCATATATAGTAAATGATGTTGGTATAAGATATAGAAAAAAGACAGAAAATAAACTTAAAATTTTAGTTCCAGGTAGTAACTCTACCGAATATTATCTTGCTAGGATGATCTACGGTCATAATGTCGTCCCTATTACCTCTCAAGAGGAGTGGACAGCTGAATTAACATATGATGGTTCTTCGGAGTATAGCTTTAAAGATTTCTGGAATTCTAATTGCGGTAATTTACCGTTTGTAATTAAACTTTTAGGTTCCAAGATCTTAGACGAAGAATCATTATCTAGAATTAAAATAGTTATTAGAGACTCTGCTAATTTAGCATATGAAAGAGGATATGTAAATAGCTTTTCTAAGGAGTTAGGCTTGAAAGGAAGAGAAGCTGTGGATTGCTTTTTCAAAATTTGCAGGCAAAAAAACCTATGCGGAAAATTTACTTCCTACCTCCTTTGAGTCTTTTTGATAGTCTTAACATTTCCAAAAGAATAGGTGGTGCTAAAATAGATTGAAATGGGTAAGGAATATCAAAACATATCATTAAAGCTGATGATATGAGGAGTATGGATAATAGTAGTAAAATAGATTTCATAATATATATAAATAACGGGATTTTTTATGGTAACCATACATAATCTCCCATATTACTATTGCCTATCTCGTCAATAGTATTTTCAAATCACACTCTCTGTATATTTTATAGCATCGAAGAAATAAATGATAGCCAGCATAGAAAGCAAAGAGGATTTAATATTCCCTGATTCTTGTACTGTATGGATTACCAAAATCAATGATAGGTTATTGGTAAATAGTGATGCGATATTATCTCCCCAGATCGAGATTTATCCAGATATACGTCTAAATGGAAAATGGGTAGTGTATGATGACTATAAGGTAACTGAGATCGATGAGAACGGAAATAAAAAAATACTAAAAAATAGTATAGAGGATAAGGTAGTAAGATATGTTTATGCTGAAGATAATTTGATTCCTATTTACAAGTCATTCCTTGGTTTTACTTTTGGAAACGAGAAATTTGAAGAATACAAAAGTAAGTACGGTTTTATTATGTTGCTTAATAGTAGAAGAGCGAGAGTGATTTTACCATATGGACAATTCGTAGACGTAGAACATCCTAAATTTTATAAAATATTTAGAGATCATATAGATTTAATATATGATAATGAAACTTTGATAATATATAGAGATGGTAGAAGGGAGAGATATAAGGGAGAAAAATATCTAATAGCGCTCACAAGCATGGGTAAAGTATTTTTAAGCCCAAATGGCCGGATCTTACTTGATTCTTCTGCCTACGACTTGATGGGAATATGTACAGAGGACATGGAGTTCATAGGAGAAACTAGAAATGGAATCATAATTTCATGTGGTAACAAACTCAAGAGCTTTTACAGAGGTGGCTGGTCTTACATAGGATCCTTTTCTTACTTGCCTGCAATTGATGCTGATTATAACCATATAAGTATAAATGACGGAAATGTAGTGAATGTATACGAGTTAGATAGTGATAGATCTTCAAAACTCTTTAATGTGAGAGCATTAAAGTTCAAGGATAGTAAGATTATATTAATATCTAAGAGTGGTACAGTATTTAAACTGAGTTTTTCTAAAGACACTGACTTTCTAAAGATAATTAATGATAAAAATTCTGTGGAATCACCTTATATTATAAGGATAGATAAAAAAATAGCAAGTGATTTTAGTCTGAGTAAAAACTTAATTGATGTAGAAAAAGTTGCTGACGGAGATGGGTTTGTTCTTAAATTGGAACCTTTTAAGCTTTCAAATGAAACTGAAGGAAGTATAACATTTAAAGAGGAGATATTTGAATACCAGTTTCCACTAAAAGTTTTTAGTGATTTACCAGATGTAGAAGTTGAAAGTGGAAATATAATTATAACAAAGAACGGTCATTTGAAAACAGATCCTTCTTCTAACGCTATTTTAAAACTTAAAATGAGATTCAAAATTCCGTCCCTACTAAGGAAGTCAATATTAATTGACGTTGGTAATAAAAAAACTAAAGTCGATCTAGATAGATCAGTAGGGGAATTAGACTTATCTATTCCTTTCTTTAAACTAAGTTTAGACGAAGAAGTGGTGAAAATAAGTGTATTAAGGGATAATAGAGTAGAACTTAAAAAAGAATTCATAGTTAAAACTAATCTTAAAATGATAAGTAAAAACTCTAAGAAAACTTCATATACAGTGATTCAAGATATGTCTAAGAGAACTTATAAAGTGTATAATGACGACTTATTTAGCTGGGAAGAATTTAGTGAAGAGCCAAATATTTACGAGAACGTTTATTACGCTAAGGTTGGTGATAAGTTACAAATTGAAGGCAAAATTATTGAAGTCAAAGATGGTCTAAATCAAGTTAAGGTTGAAAGGCCTAATTATAGTAGAACCTATTTCATATATGGTGTTTCTAATCCTTTGAGAGATTTGAAAGTAACTTTGAAAGAAAGTGACATAATTTTTGATCTTGTAAAGGATGAAGATTCGGTCGTCACAGTTATATATGGAACTAATTATGTAACCACTAAAAATAACAAAATTAAATTCAGCATAGACCCAGCTTATAATACTATTATAATAAGATCTTATAAAGAAGGAATAAGGTTTGAAACCAGTTATGCTTTGGTTGACTTCTTTAGAAATTGTACGTTGAAAGCAGTAGCAAATGCAAAGTACTTAGCACAGCAATTATTCCTTGAATAACTTTCATTTTTCTGTCTGTCTTTTAATATTTCCTTTTTATGGCATGGATCATGTATTAGCGGAGTATTTTGTAGGTCCAGTGAAGGTTAGATTAACAAGAAGTAAGGGAATCTGTAATTATGAAATAGAGGAACCGTCTTTTTCAGACTTTGAAGAGTCGTTAAAGGAAAAAGTGTTGTCTGAAATATATTATTCAAAATCCACTGATTTTGAGGATAAGGTTCTCCTTAGACTTAAGGAATTAGGAGTTAATGACGACAATGTGGAGAAAATTCTATATAGTATAAAGAAGCAAATTCTATATAACGAAATTACTCCGTTATTATTAGATCCAGACATAGAAGAAATAGAATGTTTAGGATATGGAAGTCCTATTACGGTTGTACACAGGAAGTTTCCAGAGTGTATAAGATTTTACACAAATATCAAGCTTAATGATGAAGAAACTGTGGTAAGAATAATAGAAAAGTTAGCTAGCAAAGCCAATAAGAGTGTTAATATTGCTAGACCATATGTAGAGTTTTCATTGCCCGAGGGTCATAGGGTAGCAGCGACTATATCTAAAGAAATCTCTTTACCGGGATCAACTTTTGATATCCGTAAATTTCCATTAAAACCTCTAAACATTTTGGAAGTTATCAATTCCTCTATGTTAAATGAGCTGATAACTGCATATTTATGGTTACTATTAGAGTATAGGCCTTTTATTATAATATTGGGTCCAACGGGGTCTGGGAAAACTACATTATTAAATGCTTTACTTAATTTGGTAAATCCACATTATAAGATTTTGACTATAGAAGATACTTCAGAGATTAGTCTTCTTAACAAAAATTGGGTTAGATTTATAGCAAGATCAACACTACTTTCTGAGTTTGAAATATCTATAAGTGATCTTGCAAAGCTCGCATTACGATATAGACCTGATTACATGATAATAGGTGAGGTGAGAGGAAAAGAAATAGAGGCTCTTGTACATGCAGCAGCGTCAGGTCACGGTTCCATCACCACATTTCACGGTTCTAGACCTATAGATGCCGTTACAAGAATCATTGATTTATTATCAGGAGATTTAGGTAAGTTATTCCTGCAAACTATATGGAACTTCATAATAGTCGGAAATAGGAAGGAGGGAAATAAAACAGTGAGATCAGTTCTAGATATCTACGAGATAATAAATAAAGGTTCTAAGAAAATTACGTTCAAAAAAATATTTGAATGGTCTTATCAGAACAATAACTTTACTCCTCAAAATATCAGTGAAATTATAAAGAGATCTTATAGATTGAAGAAAATTAAAGAAATATATAATGTAGATGTGGAGTCTGAACTAACTAGAAGGCTTGATTTTCTCAAAAGGTTAAAGGAGAACGGAATTCGAGACAGTGAATCAATACAGGGTAGCTTATATCAATTCTATTTTGGTGATCAGGTTGAAAATATTAGCATGTGATATATTCCAAGATAAAATAAAGTCTTATATAGAATATACAGGAGACGATTTTAACGATATACGTAAAAAGTACATTGAACTTCTTATGTTTTCACCCATAGGTGTTGCTTTAATATTGCTTATGTCTTTTACACTCTCTAGATTTTTGTTATTCAGTCTGATAGGTTATGGTATAATTGTGTATTTCTTTCCTGTAATCTACTCGTGGTCAAAAAAGGAGGAGTATAGGAAGATTACTAACTTAGAATCTCCGCTTATAAGTTTGGTATGTTATGTCAACTCGCTTATTGATAAGAGTCTTATCACTACAATGGAAGACCTATCTAGATTAAAACACCTTAAGACACCATCTATTGAATCTCAAATGTTAAAGAAAACTATCAATATATTAAACTATTCTTCGTATAAGTCAATTCAAAGGAGAGAAAGTTTGCATCGCGGAGATTTAATGGGTAAGATATATTCTGCTTATATGCTATCGATGGATATGGGCGTTTCGCTTAAGGACAGATTAAGAGAAGCAATGAAGGAGATTTTATCTCTTTATAAAGAAGATTATAGAAATTACGTGAATAAAGCCACTGAATTATCAGAGGTTATATTTTCAATATTTCTCTTATTACCTATAGTCCTTATAGGCTTCCAGTTTACCTTCAAAGTTAGTTTATTTGAACTACTACTTCCATTGTCATTTGCTCCACTCATAGTATTTCTAATTTCCATTATGCAGCCTAATTCAGACTATGATATTAATATGAGCTGGAAACAGTTCATACCAGTTATATTATCTTTCGCAGTCGCTCTTTTCCTAAATGTTAATCTAAGTATTAGATTCCTAATAATAGTGTTAGGTATACTGATCTCAGTGTATTTAATATATAGGCAAGTGAGAATTGCTAATCAGTTAGTTAAGCTTTTACCAGATTTATTAAGAGAAGTTGCAGACTATATGAAAATCGGATATAGCATAACTGGTTCATTATCAAAGATTCGTATCAGGGATAAATTTGGTGTGGTCGAAAATATAGTTAAGAAAGCTGTTTTAGTAGGGGAGGTAGGGGAAGTTAAAACACCATCAAAATTATTTAATAATATTACAGAGCTATTTAAGATATTTAATAAATCTGGTACCTCTTATAACGTTCTAGAGGAGCTAGCAGGAACACTAAATGAAATTATGTTAGTTCAAGATAGTATGACCAAGCAATTAAGACTCTTCGATGCAATGGTTATTCTGACTCCGATCATGTTGTGGATCACATTTTCTATCTTGGGTAACATTTCCAGTAATGGTGCAACTCTAAGTGGAATAGTAGTGTTACTTTACTCAGTAACCACATCATTTATATTTTCTAAATTATCTCGATTTACACTATTCTATTTCCCAACAATTCTAATGGGAACTTTAATACCATTAGTACTTTCGTTTATCCCTCACGTATTTTAAAAGATTTTTTTTGTTTGAGGAAAGTTGGTTAAAAAATCCGTAAGAAATAAAGCAATATCTTCAGTTCTTGGTACTGTAATTGTATTAGCCATAACAATAGCCTTAGGTGGTCTTCTAT is drawn from Sulfolobus acidocaldarius SUSAZ and contains these coding sequences:
- a CDS encoding FAD-dependent pyridine nucleotide-disulfide oxidoreductase: MKTIIVGSGYAGLNAYYNLNEEPIIISQHNKFVFYTSLTRSLLFKPLRDTVNIPFVTVDKVVEFDLKGKWIKTQNHEYNADNLIIATGCNREEQVQFIKKLRGLDRISIEAENEFYDGYLVIQLAFYLKKLGKQVYYHGSYLSFLGDRVAQVLTNKMSEKHIQYTEKADLVFPACKPLSPFQFFKVNEYLQYQNSFIIGDLIENMPKLGELAMRTGIYVGKFINDRRVGKFSPIFVTIIDTGSEGIHIRSDRPWGGNKEVVKISKLRQYMKRFIERYYIIRRGNMGFLYHV
- a CDS encoding type II secretion protein VirB; the encoded protein is MDHVLAEYFVGPVKVRLTRSKGICNYEIEEPSFSDFEESLKEKVLSEIYYSKSTDFEDKVLLRLKELGVNDDNVEKILYSIKKQILYNEITPLLLDPDIEEIECLGYGSPITVVHRKFPECIRFYTNIKLNDEETVVRIIEKLASKANKSVNIARPYVEFSLPEGHRVAATISKEISLPGSTFDIRKFPLKPLNILEVINSSMLNELITAYLWLLLEYRPFIIILGPTGSGKTTLLNALLNLVNPHYKILTIEDTSEISLLNKNWVRFIARSTLLSEFEISISDLAKLALRYRPDYMIIGEVRGKEIEALVHAAASGHGSITTFHGSRPIDAVTRIIDLLSGDLGKLFLQTIWNFIIVGNRKEGNKTVRSVLDIYEIINKGSKKITFKKIFEWSYQNNNFTPQNISEIIKRSYRLKKIKEIYNVDVESELTRRLDFLKRLKENGIRDSESIQGSLYQFYFGDQVENISM